DNA sequence from the Calditrichota bacterium genome:
ACAGTCCCCAGAAGAAGCGTTGCCGTCAATTGCAAATTTCCGCCAAAGCTGATATTTTGCTTCAAGCAAACATCGCGCACATAATCCAGTGCGATATTTTCGTCAATGGAAATATTGTTCGGCTTGCACTCTGCCATGGCTTCGATATTCTGTTGCGCGTGACCGCACACAAAAAATGAGCTCATTGCGCCTTTTTGTTCAATTTTTTCAAATATCTCCGAAACGTAAGGCGTCACAAACCTGCGAAAATCTTCAGGGCCAATCTGGCTCGTCATCGGATCGACCAAAGCAATGATGTCTGCCCCGGATTCAATGTAATAACTAGCCATGGCATTGGAAACTTCTTTGCCATATTTCATTAAATCGTGCACATAATCTGGGTCGTCGAACATTTTCATGAAAAGCTCGGTCCCTGCCAGATGTAGCGACAAAGTAAAAGGTCCCGTGATCAAACCATACAATGCAATGTCCGGGAATTTATTCCTCATCTCTCTGATGGCTTCAATCACGATAGGAATTCTTCCCTCTGTCGGTTCGGGAATCTTTAAAGAAGATAATTCCACGCCTTCATTCAGGGGATGCGTGGAAACTGCCGGAGGATTATCTTCTGCCCACAGCAATTGACATCCCATCACTTCAGCTTCTATTTGCAAATCAAACATCACCGAAATTCCATCCGGTTCATACAATTCAATCGCCTTGCTCAAGCCCTGAACAATTAAATCCTTTGATTTCAAATATTCTTCTGCTGAAACGCCAATCAATTTCCCGCCATGACAACCAACAAACGGAACCCACGGCACTCGATCCACTTCTTCGCATTTAAAAGCTTTTAAAACTCTCTCTTTTCCAGTCATTTTTTTCTCCGCATCACTCATATTATCTTCCTTGCTGTTTACTATTCAATCCTTTCATTCACCTTTTTGAATTTAATCCGTAAGGATTTTATGGATGAAATTCCAAATGCGCCGAAGGCGCATCCGCCTCTGGCGTGATCACAAGCACCAAATCCCAAACAATTTCCAAATATCAAATTCAAAATTCCAAACAATCAAATTTGGAATTAATCCGTCAGGATTTTACCCCCCAGCGACTAATGACAAATGCCTATCGCCTAATTTCCACGCTATCTCTCCAATACCGAACCTTCCCCACGCCCGGCTTATCCGGCGCACCATCAAACGCCAGGCCATACAATGCTGGTTTTTGGCTGAATAAAATTCTTTTTCCGTATTTGATTTTCGAAACATTGACCACGGTGTAACTCAAATTATCTTTTTCTTTTTCCAGATAAAAGAAATCACCGTTAGACTCAAATTCTGCAAAGCGAATTTTCCCGGATTCATAAGTGAATTTAGGCCTCCGATAATCGCGAACCATGTCCATCCGCAAATCGCATTTGATGCCCAGATGAATTGTGCGACCATCATCGTGAATTTTCACAGACATACCTTTTCCGCTGTCTCCTGAATCCACAAATTCGATTTTTTTGACCAATTCCGCTGGAGAAACATCGTCGCCATGGGGAATGA
Encoded proteins:
- a CDS encoding uroporphyrinogen decarboxylase, with the translated sequence MTGKERVLKAFKCEEVDRVPWVPFVGCHGGKLIGVSAEEYLKSKDLIVQGLSKAIELYEPDGISVMFDLQIEAEVMGCQLLWAEDNPPAVSTHPLNEGVELSSLKIPEPTEGRIPIVIEAIREMRNKFPDIALYGLITGPFTLSLHLAGTELFMKMFDDPDYVHDLMKYGKEVSNAMASYYIESGADIIALVDPMTSQIGPEDFRRFVTPYVSEIFEKIEQKGAMSSFFVCGHAQQNIEAMAECKPNNISIDENIALDYVRDVCLKQNISFGGNLQLTATLLLGTVEEVQRNALHCLDTGGERGFILAPGCDLPYATPPENLQAVTQIVQDEYQREVLRTMEMTETTKELLDMSEYGQIDKVIVDIITLDSESCAPCQYMVEAVKKVAPQFEGIVKWREHRIKDAESLTFMTSLMVRNIPTICIDGQITFVSRIPPRDELIAAIQKRINEKMKLRILQKQGTIYVLGSGCENCEKTKQNVKRAIQELGADVELKFIENEEEFQRFGVISTPAVVIEKREVKSMGHVPAVDVIKEWIKDIT